The genomic interval cactggcccttgaggactggagtttgacacctctggTAAAcgaaatgtttccattaaaatagatactgttgcatttgttttttgaacatttaagGATGATAACCTATTTACAATGACTACTTTTCCCTCCAATAACAAGAAAGAACcagctgtttggaaatgtttccaGACAAGAACATcataaaccaggggtctcaaactccagtcctcaagggccacagtcctgcaacttttagatgagcctctgctgcaccacacctgaatagaataattaggtcattagcaaggctcagagaactgatctacacaaggaggaggtaattaagccatttcattccagtgttttgtacctgtggcacatctaaaaactgtaggtctgcggccctcgaggactggagtttgagacccctgtcaTAAACAGTCCTGGTACAGAAACTAAGGCAGGAgtgcccaaagtcagtccttgagggctggcatcctgcatgttttagttctctccctggtggtaccagcAATCttctcagcatgtcaatgttcttcttaggctttttaacgagccatcattggatccaggtgcgttaaaccagggagagaattaaaacatgcaggatgccggcccttgaggaccgactGTGGGCACCCCTGAACTAAGGGAACAACTATCACTTTTAATAGAGCTAAAACTGCTTTAATGCTACGCTTGCCAAGCTGTGAGCATATTTATTTAGCCAGCTGGCTGCCTGGACTGGTAGCCTGACTTATAATCAACAAATTACTATCAACTTAATACACACTCAGTGTTACTCTAAGAAGAATAAAATAGTGGGGACAACAGCTAATATGGTAGGCATATTTTCTTGAAGACCCCCACtagatttaaaaagtatatttttgttttactcaaaagattttaaaaaaaatgcttatccTAGAATATTTTAGTAGGAATAGCTGTTGCCCTCCTTCAGCAATCGTCTAACACTTAGACGATTCAGACGTAGCATTACAATCAcctgcataaaaatgtttgaattccCTCTTTGCATTGAGGCATACactgtattttctgtgtttgtgcacTGTGGTATCTCATACCAGGATGTGAACAGCTGATTCTTTAAAGCCATGCCAGTTGTAAGGGGAGCATTGGATCGATGTCCAGCCCAGACACACTTGACTAAATTTGAGATTTGGGAAATTTAAAAGCCAAGTGCAAGCCTCCTCAAACTCTTTCTGAATGTGCTTTGTGGCATGGCACATTATCCTGCAGAAAGTCGTCATACCCGCTAATGTAGTAGAACACTGCCTCAAATCATCCCAATGTCTGGATTGTTGATTTGCTGCCTAATAAACAATCCacctaaaaacaaatgtaatgtaTTATTAACTGTAAGTGTACATGTGTGCATAAGATATTACAAATCAAAAACCAAAAGTGCTCACAGTTCTGGGATTACAaacactgtatttttatttcaaataaagcatccacattcacaaaataaaagctaaactgGATTAGGGTATATATGAtcgtgaaaaaaaacaatcttctagcaaaagataaaacaatCTAACCCTTAATAGCTACGCCAAGATGTACAACCAAGGTGTGCTTCATTATCTAATTTAAATCTCTCACGCATCTTTAGTCAGAGCCACGTAAAGGCGGATTTCTCCGTGTTAAAGTCTCTGCACTCACCGGGTTGACGTTCCCTTCCTGACATCACACATCAAGCACTTGAACGCCTCGGCGCTGTTCTTAAACGTGCACACGCTGCAGTCCCAGTACCCATCGTCGGTGAACGGCTTGGACTGCCGCTTCGGCCttcagacacaaacaaaaacaaacagtcacAGGCAGCGGACATTTTAACAACGACAGCTGTGCTTTTTAAAACACTGGCCGCcatatgaaaaagaaacacagtaTTTAATTGCTTGGGAAACCATTTCCTGGCCTGAAGCGGTCAGGGAGGCACGGAAAGCAGCCACACATTCACACTAAAGCAGCAGTCTGCCGCCATGAACACTTTCAGTACCACACAGCTCCATCCATTCACCGTGCTTTCTGCTCACTAAAAGCCCgttaaagtcattattgaaaCATACCAGCGAAGCTTTTACCTTGTGGGACTCTTCTTGTCTCCCATTGTACAAAACTAGGCCCCTGAGGAGTTAGAAATGATCAACGGTACaggtgggggggaaaaaacacgcATTAACAGCTTTTCAGCTGTCGTGGAAACTCCAGTCTGGTGGGCTGGTCACGTGATCCTTGTTCAGCCAATCGCATTTGATGTAATCACAACGGCAATAAATGTGACAACACTGATGAAAGGCTTTTGTAAAAATTAACAGCGCTGTAAACTGAGCAGACGAGACATCAATTATGAGGAGAATTGCCTAAGCTGTGACAGAACACcaatcaaaacatcaatataACTTACTTTGTATGGAGGTTCATTTACTGAGCTGTGCCACAGTTCAGTAAATGATTTATCGcttataaaatattcacataaaaattaaaatgcacttgttgataaatgtaaaatatcaattaaattaatttgaatattgtCATACATGATAATATCTAAATAACTGTATACATGGACTGATTCGCCCAGAAAGACTTCCTGCTTACTTTTCATTTACATAGAAAGTCTGTACctattttgtgtatttgctCTGTTGTCTCAAACCCCTAATTGATCTTGGCAGTTGGCAGTTGGTACTTCCGGGTTTTGCTGGAGGttacttcctgttaaagggCAGTTTTTACTTTCTACTGTCGCAacatgcatgctcagtatgagggattgctgtaaagtcaacgacACAAAGCAAGCGACTGCCTACTGTAGCTGCACACTTGTcgaggaggagtgaatgctgcaagtcttGATgtaatctgctgggtttccttagatagaagCCTTTtgaactaatttgaataataaactggaATTCATGTAGGATTGGATTGAAattactgatgaagaaaggatCTGTGTATTgttaatatataaataaattgaattgaacagtttttaaagagtgaaatacattttacaataaactacataattaaatcaatgtttaaacattgaattgtttacttttaaaaatattttctgatttcctGTACTTgatgaaaaactgattttgtcaATGGCACTTATTACAGaagaaatatttacttattgTATGTATGTAAtgtaattcatatttatataaccacatttatttattggctCATGGATGAAATTCAtcaaattgcaaaataaatactgcaatacatataaacatgtaaaatatgtatgGTATATTTATATGGTTTACCATATGGTTAAATaacaaatttattattttaccatgTGGgtttcaaattcagttttataaCATGAGGAGGTACTGAAATATAGGAAGCAATTCACCAATTACTCTGTAATATAATTGTAATTATAtcaatagaaataaaagaaaactgtttaacTGTAGTCCAATTAAAATACAAGTAAATgattaggttaaaaaaataaataaataaactaaaactggCAATTACATAACTTTTAAACAGGTGAAAAAAAACTACCTTCAAattaaatgaactaaaactaaaaaaggtttttgagaGAAATACTTCAGCTAATATTGAAGTATATattatattcttttattttacttttatatacTTATAGGTATACAAGTACATTCTTGATGCACGCAAAAACTATTTGCAGTAATTCACTTTACCTTTTTCCTCCGAGACAATGCCATATCTTGACTTTGTCCGGTGAAACATGAGCCACATAGACCACTAGAGGGTGCTCACCTTTTTCCAAAACACATTCTCGTCACcgaagaagaaaacaaggaaaaataaTGGTGTTGCATCTGCAGCGTTCCTAATGTACTTTCTGTTGTAAACAGAGAGGAAAGAATCAGCAAAAAGCAACAGGAATTTTACATCCAAACAGAGATCGGTAGAAGGACAATGTAAGGCAGACCTCTCCGGAAGGGGCGAAACTGAGTTCATTATTCGGTGAGTTTCACATGACTTCCGTGTGTGCTGCTGGTGTAGCGGGATGTTTTCGCTAATGATGCTAAAACACGTTCGTCGGGTATTCATCAGAGAGTGTGGCTTTTTGCGTAGAGGTCTTAAACCTCAAactatttacaaataaaacagaacattgaCATGTATAATTTTATAATGGATCTTAACGTCGTGGTAGTTGGTGAAGCATTTggaccatttttttttctttggaaataatTGTGTATCAAACACGTAATCAAagttaaaatgttacttttatacTCTAAACGCTCCTGCAGAGATTTGGTTGAATGTCGTCAATCAACtgcatgcttcttttttttttttaagctgtcaATAGCCTCTTCTCACAGTTCTGGATTGATGTTTTATCACCCTTTTAATCATAATCGGAAGCCTTCATTTAAATTAGCTTGTCTCCTATCATGTGTTTGGGTTTTAAGTGTAGTACAAGCCTACAAAAGAGTCGAGGTTTTAGCTGGTGCCATTCGATGCGGGTAAAGTTAGCCTGTGCTATTTGCTGTGAAATTAGCTTTGATGCACATTTGATATTTGATTCCTGTTAGAACAACCAGTTGTATCCAAATTTCAGCCATCTAGCTTTTGTATGATGCTACCACGCTTAAAAGCTGCAGTTAAAAAGCACCGCCTGGTTCTTCATTCATGCTGCCAGTCATTGTAACCTAATAATCGTTTTCACATCTctacataaaacatttcttcagagCGTTTGGACTCTCCGCTTGGCAGATGAAATTACAGTCACGCTGCTGTACAACAAGCCAATTGTTCCAGTTAATGGCAGACATGAACATTTGTAGTTCTTAGACTGTTCCTGAACACCCTAACCTAAGGTCTTTCACCTGCGGTGACATTTTGGCTCTTGGTACAGAGTTGGGGAAATTTGAAAACTCAACTAAACTCTTTGTATTTAAGTACAGTTTAATCTCGAGATGTTTAGAAATTGATTCAAAAGACTTTCCCCAAATTACATAAATCTATAAGTCTTTTCACTGAGTTCCTTGAATCTTGTAATTGTTCagagaaatagaaaaagaaactacCGGCTGCTTTGAATCATGATCGCAAACAAAAGGTTAATAggcttcacttttttttccctgttaaTATGCTTTAGCATGTTCTACACCATGCAATAAAAGTCTTAGCTGAACGTATGCTTATGTAGCTACTGGGATGAATCTGACCTATTTCGCTGAAGGAAATCAACAATTAGCAAGTCATACTGTCCTGCTGTGTTGAACTGAGCTGAGACACTTGTGTGTGATTGCATGTTCCACACTGTGATAACTGgcttttttatcattttgtttttatgtatttacttcATAGGTTCATTTTTCTCAACTGAGACATCGTCagcagacagagcagagaaCATAACCTGAAAGTAAGTGTAATTAACagcattttgcttgtttttgcaTCCAAATCTCATAGAAGTCATCTTTAAAACATGAACAGCTTCCAGAAAATATCCAGTAACTTGGAGGCAGAAGAGggttgtaatttatttaaaaaatacaaactgagtACAAAGTACTTTGGATTCCAAAGATAACTTTAACAAGTATTGCGGGCGTacatcttctgttttctgtcactgtTTTTTGTAGTGGCTTATCAGCATGGTCGAAAATCTATCAGAGAGGCATATGAAGAGCGCTTTGCCACAACGGATGCGAGAGAGGTATGCCAAACGGTTGCTTTGCGATGCCTGTTGGCATGCAGCATTGTGGTTATTACTGGCGTTATTGCTGCATTATACTAAAATCATTTCAATGAAATGTCAAAACCGGTCCTTTCAGGTAATAGTTCATCGAGTTGTCAATATTATTGACAAGAGGAACCCTATGCCACGCCCGGGGTTGGAATTTGACAGAGGATATGAGGACCAGCGGTACGGAGGCCCTCGCAACTACCAGAGTGGAAGAGGATATCACAGCGAAGACGGTTATCAACCTGATGACAGTCAGTACTATGACGAAAACCTAAACTATGGCAGCTATCGGAGAAATTCTCCACCACATCGAAATGTAAGTCAACTCAAAGGACATGACTGTGGTAGGAAAGGAGtactctgattttattttatttttttaaggcatGCTAATAGAACACACACTACTGAttgaatcaaacttttttttttcctttactgcATTTTTGAGCacattgtaaaaacataaaaacactccCACAGGCAATGTAGGAAGATTATGGCGTGAGGTGTAACAAAAACTAGCTGGCTTAAGGTAGATGCATGAATAGCGATTTATTCACTTGTTCATCAGTATGAACCAAaagcatatatatttttttgtttacttgtttgAGTGTTGCTAGGTCTTGACAGGGTTGGGATAATATGGACTCCGCTTAAGGATGACTAGCAGCGCCCTCTCTTGGATGGCGGCCAAATTACAGCTATAAAAGGAGGTCTAAGTGGACGTTATTAGCTAATCGACTGGAACAAATTTTTATCTAATAAACCATCAATCGGCAATTAATAACAAGTCAGATAAATGAATGTAGTTGCTGCCATATCATTAGCTGATTTGCAATTTGGGCTAATAAACAATTGAACAGATGTACCTAATGAAGTAGCTGATGATTGTCGGTCCATTTATTCCTCCCTGTGGAATTTCTTAAGTTCTTCACAGATACCCAGAAATTTTTTCAAACACGATTAAAAATCTAAGTTAGCTGCATTTTGCTAGTGgttatattttgtcatattaaaatgtttgttttgtttttacaggaaGGCTCATACCCCCAACAGAGTTACAGCAGAGATGACTTGAGGCATCAGTTAAGCTCAAGGTAACATTGTGTTACTCTACTGGCTATTACAATCTCCACTGCATTTATGTTGTAATTTACCAATTTGACCACCAGATGGAGCGATACTTCTGTTCTATGATGATGAACATGAGAAGCATTCatgaacttttcttttcatgtaaTAAACCTGGAGCATATTAATAAATACAGTTGCATCAAGCGTTACTTTTCTTTTAGCATTCCGCTAAACGGAAAGAATATGGTTCTGCTACTTTAAAAATTGGTTTGTAAATAACTATTcggataaaaatgttttacgtATACAGATAAAGTGTTCTTAATTGCAGAAATTAGGAATAGAAATTAAATCCCTCTCAGATCATCGGAGCGATTCAGCAATTATAACGACTCCATCAACGAACCTCTTACTTTGCTGCTTGTGCATACCAGCAGCTTCTGGTAGCAGTATAGGAGTCATGCCAGGCCAAAGAAGAGGACAAAGGGCACTAGTGTCTACTCACTTAGCCAAACACCCCTCCAGTCACTTCCCCCCACTCCACTCTTTACCCGTCTCTGAGAGGAGAACCAGCTGGACAGCTTCTTCCCCAGGAAAACAGAcacgtgtgtgtctgtggagtttctgaataaaaattgaTGGTATGGTTTTGAGGTTTAACCACCTATTTGTTGACTTTGGCTTGCTTAGCTCTCAAAGgcattttaatcagatttaaacaGCATTCATTTTCAACGTTAATGGGAAAATTTGGTTTGATCTTACCTACAGAGATTCCCAAGACAATCAAATAGAGTAACTAGAAATGAAATACTCTTTTTCTAATGCTATTCAGCAAGAGCGATGTGTTGTCGAACACCACTCGTAGGTGGCAGAACGTGGgtactatttttactttttttaaaagttttggctaaaattttttatcttaacCCAGAAAGATGAACCTAATTGTACCCAGAATGCTTGTCTTTTtcatatccttttttttcttttaaattttcctGATTTCAGGAACAGGAGCAGAGGTCACAATCTCCCAAAGAGAGGTCAAGGGAGTGGTCCTCCTCCAAGGTGGGTGTCGGACATGTCGCTAACTTCACAAGTAGTGAGCAACAGAGTTCACAAATAGTTGGTTTTGTTAACTGgactgataaatgtttttttttccacttgtgAAGGGAAATTACTAATTTGCTTTCAACTTTCCTTTCTTTATgtaatgccttgcaaaagttttcagaGTCATGCAGCTCgggtcagatgaaaccaaaaatgcattttatttttctccccacatgcaaaaaatatatttacaactcATTAGATTTGTGGGATTTTTTAGCTCCAAAATCCATTTTGTTCACTTTACTCTTTCCATAAAAACCTTGTCATGATATGTGCTTTTCAAGTACACACTAACTTTGATATGTAACATGAATTTACTCCCACTTAATATttgatatggaaaaaaaaatgtcctgaaCTTCAGATGTAAATGCGTCAAATTTTCACTGCGCTGCTTAATGTTTATATACTAGGGAGGATTATGAGGACTACAGGTCCTCTAAATCCTTGGTCATCACTCGAGAGCGCTCACCTGGAAGGAGGGAAGGCCATCCACCCATCCGATCCGGATCCAACACCAACAGGAGCTCCTCTCCCGACAGGGACAAAGGCTACACATACCAGCAGAAACGTAAGTGTGGTCAGATGAGTGACGCTCCTGAAAATGGTTCGCCCTCAGGTTGCCCTGATTTGGTTTTCATTAAGCAATTTCTCAAATATCCTAAAGATCACACCGAGTTggttttctcatttaatttaCACCAGAGCAAAACTATCCGGTGAACCAAAACACGAGTCAGGCTGGTGTTAGTCTCGATTGAACCCGTCATGAACTCTCCTCCGCTGTGTTTCGTCTTCGATTGTGAATTTGTGCTCGGACCCCGGCACTAATGAATTTGACCGCCTGACCCGGTGACCAATGGCTTTTATGACATCTCGTAACAGACTGCCACTTTGAACCATCCGACACTCTGTTGTAAGGCACAGCCTAAAAGTTTTAACTTAAGACTTAAAGCGCAAACAGATCACAGAAGGAGTGCAGCAACGTAACACTTTACATGACACGTAACCTGTGAAAGTAATTCTcctgttgcagcagcagcagcagaacaaaaatgttcCCATGTTTCAGAAACGCACACgaacaattaaaacaaaggaATTCACTCATTCCAAGTAAGACATCTGTTTTTAGAGGAGGTGTGTAATGTGAAGGGTCAGGGTGGGCTGTAGCATGTTGGGATGTTAATTACATgggcacagacacacacacaaacacacacaggctcTGTTAAAGGTTGGGAAAAAGGATACCTTTGGTTTATTGGGGTGGTTTGTCATGGGATGCACAACATGACCTTTTCCTCACTGCGCGAGCAGTAAATGCGTAGCCTTAACTGTGTCTCCGCAGTGACTTTCAGTCTgttattttacttaatttcttttttgacttTGGTAGCTGGACTAatgaaataagttaaataacTTCCACAAAGATTTGTTTACTTCAAAACCGGTGAGAGGACCGCACACATTTAAATTAGTAGATTTTGGTTCAGTCGTGTGTGAACCAGGAGCAGTTATTACTTTACTTGGAAGCAATTTATTGTTTCTGATAAGATTTATTCACAACCAAAGACTAACTGGtaggtttttgtttgaaaaatttgACCGATTGCAGTTACCACCACCAAACACTAATAACAATTATAATAGAATACTCAGAAATCTTTAACCTGCCTGGTAACAGAGTGTATTGTCTCTGTCACATCTTCATTAATATCACTGTGTTCGAAACAAACTCCCTATTGGATCTTCCgtctctttgtttgtttgtttgtttttttttattccgaTGGAAGGGTTGTTTTCCCGCCTGAATTTGTGAAGGAACAAAAGTAGCAGCTCAGAGGAATCGGTAATTTTTCACCAAGATGTCAGCGTACAGTTTGTTTGAAGCAAAACTTTGACCTGTGAACGGGTATTTGTGCCTCTAACTACGCATGGAAAAACTCAACATTACCTCGCTctaatcacaataaaacacttttcatgGTTTCAAACAATGACAAAACGGCCGACGTTTATCTACGTTCTCTTTTAAGTGAAAGCGGTGTGGCCAAATGAGGACAAACGGGGACAATTTCCAAACGACTGAATTGCACAAACTCATTTTTCTTTGACTTGGGAGGCCCCCACAAttagagtaaaaacaaaaaacaaacagatgagaGACATTTGCAGCTTCATCTTCATGCCATGACTTTATTATTGTGTAGGGATAAAGGAGGCTTTGTGGCTAATGTCAAACAATGGAGTTCAaggagggaagaagaagaacataATGAGCATTGCAGTCCCTACACGAAGAAACATGCTGCGTTTTGAGGCGACATTTGTTCCAGACGGCAACCCACAAAGATGTTCTTCCGGGCTTCGTTTTAATAGGGAGAAGAGTAATTGAGAGAACGCTGTGGCCACCATGACTGTAGTCGCCTAATTTTTGTCAGACCTTTGTGTTTACTGTTGGAATATGAGAATGATTATGAACTGTAGCCCTTTCATGATTTTGTCTCCGTAGACAAGTCCAACACAACAAAGAGCTACACTCCCAGCAGCTCTGTAGAGGGCTCTCCTCACCGCTCACTCTCTGCTAAGGTAAAGTATTTGATCTGCACGCATTATGTACAAGTCTATATGgcactgtgcaaaagttttgaGCTACTCTTAATTCTTCCGAAGAGTCAGACTCGCATTCGTTTACCATGACATTGATTATTAGTTCTGCCGTTTTTCTGTAGGTTTTCTTGCTGCTTTTTCGCTCGTTTTCTGTTGTTATATGTAACTATGAAAGCATTTTCAGCAGtatgttgtggaaaaaaatgccgatctaaacttcttttttttttatggtggaTCTGTTTTGGTTCAActataaaagaatgaaaaatgcTGCCTTTGTGACTAATAAAgtatgaaaactgttttttgggggtAATTTGTATGTTTACTGTCACTGGTCTCTATTAGTTGGTTTTAAAACCTTTCTATGCTGAAGTGATTGGTAGGTTTAAAGTTAAGAGGGTCAAACAGCTTTGCAGTGAAAAGTTGCTTTTGATTGTGGAAAAacttaatttatcttttatgaTTATATGCTTTATGATTATATCACCAATTAATACAGTAAGTGATGGTTATCGCAAAGAGATCAACCTATTTACCTTTTCGTGGACAAGTAGCGATATCcccaacatattttctttattgttattaACTAAATGTAATGAATCTTAATATCTATGAGGATATTACAATGTTGTATATAACTCACATTGAAACTTAATTTTGTTCCTtattaggcctgtcgcgataaacggtaaatcaattaatcgtatgataaattaaaactatcgacgtcattttaattatcggcactatcgtctcttccgacctttttctctttcagctaaagacactgaatgaaaaaaggctcaactccagtgctctccactgaccctcccttcctcattttacttagtgtaaagcccagcgcagacgagctgtcagccgattgtcggcccatttcaaaccctgacagaccacacattagccgacagaaatcctagatATAGCTGTTCCATCGGTTCGTtcctgccatgtggtgtccaacaatgggcacagaataatggctacaagtccagtgaactcattttaaaaccaggcatcaatcaatgctttactacaatctacctgcaatgcatgtggctagtgtcagcgtaaagtcctgactgaatgaaaatcattataacctgtttacgtcacgttaacgaagaacagctgaaaagttaccgggtttatcaactgcggtagcaatttcgctccaactcctccctttgtcatttctatattctttgcatgttgaataaacattaatgttgtttccacatatcatctccaatgtccgctggacttcgggttgagctgtgtcagctgtttgggattcccctccgtaatttcccctcagaaagcatagaggagaatcctcgctttctgattggctacctgtcacattcgacaggctgcgttaacgatcccagtggggaaaacccctgatttagatcggagcggcaacgacgatctaccataacacaccacacaatcttagaaagaccaacattttaagattgttgtaagggggaaaataggagcaaaaaatcatgtagtgtgaactattgcatcaggtagtcgatgtgcccatcttctctatttaaatctaattat from Xiphophorus maculatus strain JP 163 A chromosome 2, X_maculatus-5.0-male, whole genome shotgun sequence carries:
- the LOC102235017 gene encoding periphilin-1-like, with amino-acid sequence MAYQHGRKSIREAYEERFATTDAREVIVHRVVNIIDKRNPMPRPGLEFDRGYEDQRYGGPRNYQSGRGYHSEDGYQPDDSQYYDENLNYGSYRRNSPPHRNEGSYPQQSYSRDDLRHQLSSRNRSRGHNLPKRGQGSGPPPREDYEDYRSSKSLVITRERSPGRREGHPPIRSGSNTNRSSSPDRDKGYTYQQKHKSNTTKSYTPSSSVEGSPHRSLSAKEKPSASAAETEEVAAASTEPKLMPEEDLKARRSEAIKAKVAEIEKNYRQDCETFRTVVKMLVDKEPSLDGLLQAPLDKNLSEIRQHCLDAIKSFVVELDEILAQPDATA